The following proteins are encoded in a genomic region of Methylibium petroleiphilum PM1:
- a CDS encoding BTH_I0359 family protein, which produces MQMLYNSDSFAVVQFEVASEEPDVREGVPGLTRGGYEIVDKFARKEIFIEGALAASFREGVDALIETSPSEEEIDAYVSRYAALMQQPLVLH; this is translated from the coding sequence ATGCAGATGCTCTACAACTCCGACAGTTTTGCCGTGGTGCAGTTCGAGGTGGCGTCCGAGGAACCGGACGTCCGCGAAGGCGTGCCCGGGCTGACGCGGGGCGGCTACGAGATCGTCGACAAGTTCGCGCGCAAGGAGATCTTCATCGAGGGCGCCCTGGCCGCGAGCTTCCGCGAGGGCGTGGACGCGCTGATCGAGACCTCGCCGTCCGAAGAGGAGATCGACGCCTACGTCAGTCGCTACGCGGCGCTGATGCAGCAGCCGCTGGTGCTGCACTGA
- a CDS encoding DUF3108 domain-containing protein, which yields MRRHGTLGLAGLAAAVLLLHAWALEGLGGARPDAPLPAAAPGRSVWALASPAGASLAPPVLLASAETTVTLPVLEALAAARAAPPGPSVRPVEVAPAAPSRRRAVADAEPSAVEVAGEAVPAARPDDLLLAVAATAPAAAATGGDAAPPTYRTRIPAAAKVDYRLSRGAITGSGEIDWRPQGSGYVLRLEGRVPIIGTLITQTSRGGFDAAGLAPERYTDKRLRRAEQAASFQRGAGVISFSGQSPEQPVTPGVQDRLSVMLQLAAIANAWSKPPPAGEHFLIRVVGARGDAHVWSLRFEGLQSVDTPAGSVRALRFLREPEGPQDTRAEFWLDPARQYLPVRARLTDGSSDAFELLRVN from the coding sequence ATGAGACGGCACGGCACGCTGGGGCTCGCCGGCCTGGCTGCGGCGGTGCTGCTGCTGCACGCCTGGGCGCTCGAGGGCCTCGGGGGGGCGCGCCCCGACGCGCCCTTGCCCGCAGCGGCCCCGGGCCGATCGGTCTGGGCGCTTGCCTCGCCGGCCGGGGCGTCGCTCGCGCCACCCGTGCTGCTCGCCAGCGCCGAAACCACCGTGACGCTGCCCGTGCTCGAGGCGCTGGCGGCGGCGCGGGCCGCGCCGCCGGGGCCCAGCGTCCGGCCTGTCGAGGTCGCGCCAGCCGCGCCGTCGCGCCGTCGCGCCGTGGCCGATGCCGAGCCGTCGGCGGTTGAGGTGGCGGGCGAAGCCGTGCCCGCCGCGCGGCCCGACGACCTGCTGCTGGCCGTTGCGGCCACGGCACCCGCCGCGGCGGCGACCGGTGGCGACGCTGCACCGCCGACCTACCGCACCCGCATCCCGGCCGCGGCCAAGGTCGACTACCGCCTCAGCCGCGGCGCCATCACCGGCAGCGGCGAGATCGACTGGCGACCGCAGGGCAGCGGCTATGTGCTGCGGCTCGAGGGCCGGGTGCCGATCATCGGCACGCTGATCACGCAGACCAGCCGCGGCGGCTTCGACGCCGCCGGCCTGGCGCCGGAGCGCTACACCGACAAGCGGCTGCGGCGTGCCGAGCAGGCGGCCAGCTTCCAGCGCGGCGCCGGCGTGATCAGCTTTTCGGGGCAGAGCCCGGAGCAGCCGGTGACGCCCGGCGTGCAGGACCGCCTGAGCGTGATGCTGCAGCTCGCGGCCATCGCCAACGCCTGGAGCAAGCCGCCGCCGGCCGGCGAGCACTTCCTGATCCGGGTGGTCGGGGCGCGTGGCGACGCCCACGTCTGGTCGCTGCGCTTCGAGGGCCTGCAGTCGGTCGACACGCCGGCCGGCAGCGTGCGTGCGCTGCGCTTCCTGCGCGAGCCCGAAGGCCCGCAGGACACCCGCGCCGAGTTCTGGCTCGACCCGGCCCGACAGTACCTGCCGGTGCGCGCCCGCCTCACCGACGGCAGCAGCGACGCGTTTGAACTGCTGCGGGTGAACTGA
- a CDS encoding IclR family transcriptional regulator, giving the protein MMPGRAGIQSVEVGYAVLDALASAPDAMMLRDLAAACAMSAAKAHRYLVSFQRVGLVAQDPATSRYDLGPTARRLGLASLARLDGLAAARAAAARLCEAIGHTTALAVWSERGPIIVHCETPSCQPLTIGLRLGSVMPLSSSATGRCFAAWLPREQIASVLARERGASPVRSLARLATGSGGAPWAAAVRARGAGTADGDPQPGLVTWCHPVFDATGRLVLGLVTLGPSAAFDGRAGGVIDRAARSVAAALSREFGGADAGPAPAATRSPRRRR; this is encoded by the coding sequence ATGATGCCCGGGCGCGCCGGCATCCAGTCGGTCGAGGTCGGTTATGCCGTGCTCGACGCGCTGGCCTCCGCGCCCGACGCGATGATGCTGCGCGATCTGGCCGCCGCCTGTGCCATGAGCGCGGCCAAGGCCCACCGCTACCTCGTGAGTTTCCAGCGCGTCGGGCTCGTGGCCCAGGATCCTGCCACCAGCCGCTACGACCTCGGTCCGACGGCGCGGCGCCTCGGACTCGCCAGCCTGGCACGGCTCGACGGCCTGGCGGCCGCGCGCGCGGCGGCGGCTCGCCTGTGCGAGGCGATCGGCCACACGACGGCGCTGGCCGTGTGGAGCGAGCGCGGTCCCATCATCGTGCATTGCGAGACCCCTTCGTGTCAGCCGCTCACCATCGGCCTGCGTTTGGGAAGCGTGATGCCCTTGTCGAGTTCCGCGACCGGCCGCTGCTTCGCCGCCTGGTTGCCGCGCGAGCAGATCGCGTCCGTGCTGGCGCGTGAACGCGGCGCCAGTCCGGTGCGTTCCCTCGCGCGGCTCGCCACCGGGTCCGGTGGGGCCCCCTGGGCCGCAGCGGTCCGCGCGCGCGGCGCCGGCACGGCCGACGGCGATCCGCAACCGGGCCTCGTCACCTGGTGTCATCCGGTGTTCGATGCCACGGGCCGCCTCGTGCTCGGCCTGGTCACGCTGGGCCCGAGCGCCGCCTTCGATGGCCGGGCCGGCGGCGTGATCGATCGGGCCGCGCGCTCGGTCGCCGCCGCGCTGTCGCGCGAGTTCGGCGGGGCGGACGCCGGTCCGGCGCCCGCGGCGACCCGGTCCCCGAGGCGCCGCCGATGA
- a CDS encoding fumarylacetoacetate hydrolase family protein: MKLATYKDGSRDGQLVVVSRDLSTAHHANGIAGRLQQVLDDWNFLSPQLQDLYETLNQGKARHAFAFEPAQCMAPLPRACQWADGSAYLNHVELVRKARGAEVPESFYTDPLMYQGGSDDLLGPCDDIVVPSEKMGIDFESEVAVITGDLPMGVSPEAAIDGIRLLMLANDVSLRHLIPAELAKGFGFLQSKPATAFSPVAVTPDELGTAWQGGRVHLTLQTQWNGRKVGLCEAGPEMTFHFGQLIAHLATTRRVRAGSIVGSGTVSNKDWSKGYSCIAEKRAIETIEGGAPVTEFMRYGDTVRIEMKGSDGQSVFGAIEQTVAAPG; this comes from the coding sequence ATGAAACTCGCCACCTACAAGGACGGCTCGCGCGACGGCCAGCTGGTCGTCGTCTCGCGCGACCTGTCCACGGCCCATCACGCGAACGGCATCGCCGGTCGCCTGCAGCAGGTGCTGGACGACTGGAACTTCCTGTCGCCGCAGCTGCAGGACCTGTACGAGACGCTGAACCAGGGCAAGGCCCGCCACGCCTTCGCGTTCGAGCCGGCGCAGTGCATGGCGCCGCTGCCGCGCGCCTGCCAGTGGGCCGACGGCTCGGCCTACCTCAACCACGTGGAGCTGGTGCGCAAGGCGCGCGGCGCCGAGGTGCCCGAGAGCTTCTACACCGACCCACTGATGTACCAGGGCGGCAGCGACGACCTGCTCGGCCCCTGCGACGACATCGTCGTGCCGAGCGAGAAGATGGGCATCGACTTCGAGAGCGAGGTCGCGGTGATCACCGGCGACCTGCCGATGGGCGTGTCGCCGGAAGCGGCGATCGACGGCATCCGCCTGCTGATGCTGGCCAACGACGTGAGCCTGCGCCACCTGATCCCCGCCGAGCTGGCCAAGGGCTTCGGCTTCCTGCAGAGCAAGCCGGCCACCGCCTTCAGCCCGGTCGCCGTCACGCCCGACGAACTGGGCACGGCCTGGCAGGGCGGCCGCGTGCACCTCACGCTGCAGACCCAGTGGAACGGCAGGAAGGTGGGCCTGTGCGAGGCCGGGCCCGAGATGACCTTCCACTTCGGCCAGCTGATCGCCCACCTGGCCACCACGCGCCGGGTGCGCGCCGGCAGCATCGTCGGCAGCGGCACGGTCAGCAACAAGGACTGGTCCAAGGGCTACAGCTGCATCGCCGAGAAGCGTGCGATCGAGACGATCGAGGGCGGCGCGCCGGTCACCGAATTCATGCGCTACGGCGACACGGTACGCATCGAGATGAAGGGCAGCGACGGCCAGAGCGTGTTCGGCGCGATCGAGCAGACGGTGGCAGCACCGGGCTGA
- a CDS encoding retropepsin-like aspartic protease family protein: protein MTEFPRTLKIATVWLLLGLAVFLGFRALEAQQQRSRFSHEGGVIEIRRGNDGHYHWPARLNGREVDFLVDTGATRSAISAALADELKLEAIGRIDSSTAGGVVRGHVARADLVLDGGVRVERLPLVVLPALGDKPLLGMDVLGRLRWQQQGGVLRIEAGS, encoded by the coding sequence ATGACCGAGTTCCCCCGCACCCTGAAGATCGCCACCGTCTGGCTGCTGCTGGGCCTGGCGGTGTTCCTCGGCTTTCGGGCGCTGGAGGCGCAGCAGCAGCGTTCGCGCTTCTCGCACGAGGGCGGCGTGATCGAGATCCGGCGCGGCAACGACGGCCACTACCACTGGCCCGCTCGGCTGAACGGCCGCGAGGTCGACTTCCTGGTCGACACCGGCGCGACACGCAGCGCGATCTCGGCGGCGCTGGCCGACGAGCTGAAGCTCGAGGCCATCGGACGCATCGATTCCAGCACCGCCGGCGGCGTGGTGCGCGGCCACGTGGCCCGGGCCGACCTGGTGCTGGACGGCGGCGTGCGCGTCGAGCGCCTGCCGCTGGTGGTGCTGCCGGCGCTCGGCGACAAGCCTCTGCTCGGGATGGACGTGCTGGGCCGGCTGCGCTGGCAGCAACAGGGTGGCGTGCTGCGCATCGAGGCCGGCTCCTGA